CCATTTATTATCACTGTATCCACATCTGATGCTTGAGCAGTATAAGCTAAAGCAGAAATTAAATTGTGATGTGGATAAAAATGCGGCTTGTCAATATCAATAATCACTATATCCGCTTTTTTCCCTACTTCGATGGAACCTATCTCTTTATCCCACAATAAAGCTTTAGCGCCATTGATTGTCGCCATTTTTAGAGCTTCCAATGCCGGTACAGCAAGAGCATCGTAATTTAACGCCTTATTAATAGTGGCAGCAAAATGAATCTCTTCAAACATGTTTAAGTTATTGTTACTGGCTGGGCCATCTGTTCCCAAAGCTACGTTTATTCCTTTTTTTAGCATTTGATCCACAGGAGCAAAACCACTGGCTAATTTGGCATTACTGGTAGGATTGTAAACTGGTGATACCTTCATTTCCTTTAATATTTCAATGTCTTCATCGCTTACATGAACACAATGAGCTGCTATAGTTGGAACATCAAATACTCCTATGTCCTTTAAATGTTTCACAGGAGATTTTCCATGCTTTTGGAAACTTTCTTCTACTTCTTTTTTTGTTTCTGATACATGAATATGAATTCCTGTATTTAACTCTTTAGCTAACTCTACTACTTCCTTTAAATAAGAGGGGCTACAGGTATAAGGTGCATGAGGACCCACCATTACTTTGATTCTTCCATCCGCTTTATTATGCCAGGTATTATAAAGTTTTCGCGTATCTCTTAACTTTTCCTTATTTATTTCAGCGTCACTTTCTTCTATAATACCCCTTGTCAACACTCCTCTTATCCCTACTTCTTCTGTTGCTTTAGCTACTTCATCCATAAAAAAATACATATCGCAAAAAGTAGTAGTACCAGAATAAATCATCTCTATCATACTCAATAAAGAACCCCAGTAAACGTCTTCTGCTGAAAGTTTAGATTCAACGGGCCAGATATGTTTACTCAACCAATCAAATAACGGCACATCATCTGCATAATTCCTAAATAAAGACATTCCCAAATGAGTATGAGCATTTATAAGACCCGGCATTGCAATTTTTTTTGTTCCATCTATGACTCTGTCAACTTTTATATCCGGATTAATTTCTCCTATGTAAGTTATCGTGTCGCCTTCAATATAGATATTGGTGTTTTCCATAAGTGGCTGTTCTTCTTTCATAGATAGCAAAGCTACATTTTTTATAAGCAGATTCATAATATCCCTCCTAAAATAATGTTTAAAAAGGGGAAAAATCCCCTTTTTAAACTTGTGTTTGCTGCTCAATGTGAGAAGCACATCTTGCACAAATAGTTGGATGCTCTTTTATAGTTCCTACTGTTTCACTGTACATCCAGCAGCGTTCGCATTTTTCCCCCGGTGCATGGGTTACCACAATCTTCAAATTATAATCTTCACTTTCATAAGCATTTTGAGGAACAGGTTCTTCTGGTTGGTGAAGTACCACCTTTGAAACTATGAACATATATTCGAGGTCATTAAAGCCTTTAAAGAAATCATAAAGCTCTTGAGATGGATATATATCCACTTGTGCCTCTAAAGAGTGACCTATCTTTTTGTCGGTTCTCGCTATTTCAAGAGCTTTAGAAATATATTTTCTTATGTCAAAAAGTTTTTCCCATTTTTCTATTATATAAGGATTATTGTATTTTTCTTGGACTTGAGGCCAATCAGCTAACTGAACACTTTCAAAATTATTTTGACTGTCGTGCTTCATATATGACCATATTTCTTCTGAAGTAAATGTAAGCACTGGTGCTATCAACCTTACAAGAGTGTCTAAAATAATGTAAAGTGTCGTTTGAGCCGCTCTTCTCTCTTTAGAAGTAGCAGGATAAGTGTACAATCTGTCTTTTAAAATGTCCAGGTAAAGGCTACTCATATCTACTACACAGAAGGTATGAACCAGATGAAGAAAATCGTAATACTCATATTTATCAAAAGCCTCTGTAAGCTCTTCAACTACTCTGTTAAGCCTATATAAAGCCCATTTATCTATCTCTAAAAGCTCTTCGTAAGGGAGCATATCCTTATCAGGGTCAAAGTCATAAAGATTGCTTAACAAGAACTTACTAGTGTTACGTATTTTTCTGTACGCTTCTGTCATCTGTTTTAAAATCTCTTGTGAAATTCTCATATCTGAAGTAAAATCAGCAGAAACAGTCCAAAGCCTCAAAATATCTGCTCCATATTCTTTAATTACATCAGCTGGGTCAATACCATTCCCTAAAGATTTTGACATTTTCCTTCCTTCACCGTCTACAACAAATCCGTGGGTCAATACGTTTCTATAAGGTGCTTTTCCACGTGTTGCCACAGATGTCAAAAGGGAAGACTGGAACCATCCTCTGTGTTGGTCTGAACCTTCTAAATAAAGCTCTGCAGGCCACTTTAGGTCAGGATGAGTTTGCAACACAGCTGCATGGCTGGAGCCTGAATCAAACCACACATCCATTATATCTGTCTCTTTCCTAAACTTTGTAGAACCGCATTCGCAAGTAATCCCTTTTGGCAATATCTCTTCAGCTGACATTTCAAACCATGCATCTGAACCCTTTTGCCTGAAGATCTCTTTAACTGCATTTATTGTATCATCATTTATAAGCGGTTTCCCACACTTTTCACAGTAGAATATAGGAATTGGCACACCCCATACCCTTTGCCTTGAAATACACCAGTCTCGTCTATCTCTTACCATGTTAGTTATGCGCTCTTCGCCCCATGAAGGATACCAATTAACTTCTTTAATAGCTTTTAGTGCCTCTTCTCTAAATCCTTCCACAGAAGCAAACCACTGTTCTGTCGCCCTAAATATTATTGGACTTTTACATCTCCAACAGTGAGGATATGAGTGGGTAATACGGGTTTCTGCCACTAATGCATTAGCTTTTTTCAAGTCTTCCTTTATGACCTTGTTAGCCTCTTCATAATACAGCCCAGCATATCCTGGCGCTTTATCTGTAAAATATCCCTTATCATCTATTGGATTTAAAACATCAAGACCATACTCTTGCCCAACTAAAAAGTCTTCTTCACCATGGCCGGGAGCAGTATGAACACATCCAGTACCAGCTTCTAAAGTTACATGCTCACCCAAGATTATTAAAGAATCTCTGTCATATAAAGGATGGGTAGCCTTCATGCCCTCCAAATCTTTTCCTTTAAATACAGCAACTATTTCATAATCTGAAAGGTTAGCTTCTTTCTTTACAGTATCTAACATATCTTTTGCCATTATATATACTTCGTCTCCAAACTTTGCAAGCGCATAATCAAACTCTGGATTTAAAGCAATTGCAAGGTTAGCCGGAATAGTCCATGTAGTAGTTGTCCATATTACAAAATACACATTATTAAGATTCTCAACAATTCCCTTGAATTTCCCTAAATCATCTTTAACTCTAAATTTTACATAAATAGAATCAGAGGTTTCATCAAAGTATTCAATTTCTGCTTCTGCCAAAGCAGTCTCACAGCTGGGGCACCAATATACAGGCTTTAGACCTTTATAGATATACCCCTTCTTTGCCATTTCACCAAATACTTCTATCTGTTTAGCTTCATACTCCGGATTCAAGGTAAGATAAGGATTATCCCAATCTCCCCTTACTCCCAATCTTTTGAATTGAGCTTTTTGCTTTTCAATCTGAGAAAAAGCAAAATCCCTACACACTTTTCTAAATTCTGTAGGACTTACTTCATGCCTTTTTATACCTAAAGTTTTTATAGCTTGCTGTTCAATAGGAAGACCGTGTGTATCCCATCCTGGCACATAAGGAGCATCATAACCCCTCATTGTTTTGTATTTCACTATAATGTCTTTTAATACCTTATTCATAGCAGTTCCAATGTGTATATCTCCATTAGCATAAGGCGGCCCATCGTGTAAAATATATTTTTCCTTGCCTTTATTTTTTTCCAATGTTTTATGATAAATATCCATTTCTTCCCATCTTTTTAATATCTCTGGCTCTCGTGTTGGCAAATTAGCCTTCATAGGAAAATCTGTCCTCGGCAAATTAAGTGTCTTGTTGTAATCCACTGAACATTACCTCCTCTTCAAATATTATCTTTCAAACTAAAAATAAAACTTCTCGTCAGGGACGAGAAGTTCGCGGTACCACCCTACTTATTAAGACAAAGAAAAACTTTGCCTTAATCTCTCATTTAAGATAACGGGAAACCCGGCACAGCTTACTGTAGTTCAGCCTGCAGCTCCGAGGTGATTTTCAGTAGAAACGAACTTATTGGCTCGCACCTACCGCCAACTCTCTGGAAGTCGCTTCTACTTACTCGTCCTCATCATAGCTTTTAACAATATTTTTTACACAATTATATAATACCACAAGTTTTTCGTCAATAGTATGCATATCTCATGCAGTCAGAGCAGATTTCACTTTTACACCAGGAAGACTTCCAAGTTTACCAGTAAGAGCCCCTATTTCATCCGTTGTACCATCAACTATTAAAGCGATAACCGATACTCCCCTATCTTTATAAGGTATACCCATTCTCCCTACAATAATGTGGCCGTACTCACTCAATATGTGATTTACCCTATCTGCCACATTTTCTCTATTTTGAACCAATATTCCAACAACCCCTAATCTATTCTGCATCCTTCTCCTCATCCTCATCTGGAATCAATTCTTTCTCATCTATTGAAAGTATTGATTCCAACTGGGCTTCTAAAAGAGATTTAAATTTCGCTTTAAAAACATTTAATTGCTTGCGATATCTTTCTAACTCCATTCTTATTCTTACAACTTCTTGATTTGCCTTCTCTAATATTTTTTCTGCATTTTGTTGTGCATTTTGTATGATAAGTTGTGCTTCTTTTTCTGCATTTCTTTTCAATTCCTCTGCAGTATTTTGAGCAACAATCAAAGTATTGTTTAAAGTGTTCTCCATATTTATGTAGCTTTGAAGTTTTTCATTCATTATATTAATTCTATCTTTTAACTCCGCATTTTCTTTGTATAACATCTCATAGTCTTCCATAATTTTATCCAAAAACTCGTCCACTTCCTCTTCATTATAACCCCTAAAAGACCGCCTAAATTCTTTATTATGTATATCCATAGGCGTCAGCATAATATTTACCTCCTTTTCTTTTGTAACATTATATAAACCTTAGAATATGTACAGAAACGCGACCTTTTTTTGTATTACCTCTCACTTCTTCTAATCTAATTCTTCCAAAACCACGTAAAGAAATTACATCTCCCTCTTTTACTTCTGAAGAAGGGTCCTCTGTATACTCCCAATTTATTTGAAGAAGACCGGACTTTATAAGTTCTGAAGCCTTCGTCCTTGATATACCAAAACCTGCAGCTGCCACACTGTCAACCCGTAGTGAGGCTACGGTAGAAAAAATGTCCTTATATTTTATTTCAGGTTCTATCACATCTTTCAAGTCAATTGAATTAACTCTTACCTTCTCTTTCCCGACTTTAAAAAGGTTCATAAGTACATAACTTTCCACATCTTTATGTAACAATATGTCACATTTATCCTCTTTTACAATTATATCGCCTATTTTTTGTCTTTTTATCCCTAACCCTAAAAGTGAACCCAACACATCTCTATGAGATAGCTTAGAAAAATTGCCTTCAATTCTTACAGCGCAAATAGGGGTATCTTCCGGCTGTAAAAAATCGGGGTAAATAATTGCTATCTTTCTTTCTGCTAAAGGATATCCTCCATCTAGATTATAGTTTATATCTTGCTGTCGATACTTTAATATAGTTTTTTCAAAAATTTTTTGTTCAGAGAGGCTTAAAAAGTCTGTATATTTTACTCTTTTAGA
The sequence above is a segment of the Thermoanaerobacter ethanolicus JW 200 genome. Coding sequences within it:
- a CDS encoding amidohydrolase codes for the protein MNLLIKNVALLSMKEEQPLMENTNIYIEGDTITYIGEINPDIKVDRVIDGTKKIAMPGLINAHTHLGMSLFRNYADDVPLFDWLSKHIWPVESKLSAEDVYWGSLLSMIEMIYSGTTTFCDMYFFMDEVAKATEEVGIRGVLTRGIIEESDAEINKEKLRDTRKLYNTWHNKADGRIKVMVGPHAPYTCSPSYLKEVVELAKELNTGIHIHVSETKKEVEESFQKHGKSPVKHLKDIGVFDVPTIAAHCVHVSDEDIEILKEMKVSPVYNPTSNAKLASGFAPVDQMLKKGINVALGTDGPASNNNLNMFEEIHFAATINKALNYDALAVPALEALKMATINGAKALLWDKEIGSIEVGKKADIVIIDIDKPHFYPHHNLISALAYTAQASDVDTVIINGKIIMENREIKTVDVEKVMYNVEKRAKELIGKE
- the ileS gene encoding isoleucine--tRNA ligase; this translates as MDYNKTLNLPRTDFPMKANLPTREPEILKRWEEMDIYHKTLEKNKGKEKYILHDGPPYANGDIHIGTAMNKVLKDIIVKYKTMRGYDAPYVPGWDTHGLPIEQQAIKTLGIKRHEVSPTEFRKVCRDFAFSQIEKQKAQFKRLGVRGDWDNPYLTLNPEYEAKQIEVFGEMAKKGYIYKGLKPVYWCPSCETALAEAEIEYFDETSDSIYVKFRVKDDLGKFKGIVENLNNVYFVIWTTTTWTIPANLAIALNPEFDYALAKFGDEVYIMAKDMLDTVKKEANLSDYEIVAVFKGKDLEGMKATHPLYDRDSLIILGEHVTLEAGTGCVHTAPGHGEEDFLVGQEYGLDVLNPIDDKGYFTDKAPGYAGLYYEEANKVIKEDLKKANALVAETRITHSYPHCWRCKSPIIFRATEQWFASVEGFREEALKAIKEVNWYPSWGEERITNMVRDRRDWCISRQRVWGVPIPIFYCEKCGKPLINDDTINAVKEIFRQKGSDAWFEMSAEEILPKGITCECGSTKFRKETDIMDVWFDSGSSHAAVLQTHPDLKWPAELYLEGSDQHRGWFQSSLLTSVATRGKAPYRNVLTHGFVVDGEGRKMSKSLGNGIDPADVIKEYGADILRLWTVSADFTSDMRISQEILKQMTEAYRKIRNTSKFLLSNLYDFDPDKDMLPYEELLEIDKWALYRLNRVVEELTEAFDKYEYYDFLHLVHTFCVVDMSSLYLDILKDRLYTYPATSKERRAAQTTLYIILDTLVRLIAPVLTFTSEEIWSYMKHDSQNNFESVQLADWPQVQEKYNNPYIIEKWEKLFDIRKYISKALEIARTDKKIGHSLEAQVDIYPSQELYDFFKGFNDLEYMFIVSKVVLHQPEEPVPQNAYESEDYNLKIVVTHAPGEKCERCWMYSETVGTIKEHPTICARCASHIEQQTQV
- a CDS encoding TM1266 family iron-only hydrogenase system putative regulator: MQNRLGVVGILVQNRENVADRVNHILSEYGHIIVGRMGIPYKDRGVSVIALIVDGTTDEIGALTGKLGSLPGVKVKSALTA
- a CDS encoding DivIVA domain-containing protein, whose protein sequence is MLTPMDIHNKEFRRSFRGYNEEEVDEFLDKIMEDYEMLYKENAELKDRINIMNEKLQSYINMENTLNNTLIVAQNTAEELKRNAEKEAQLIIQNAQQNAEKILEKANQEVVRIRMELERYRKQLNVFKAKFKSLLEAQLESILSIDEKELIPDEDEEKDAE
- a CDS encoding YlmH family RNA-binding protein, giving the protein MMDKEFTVSRFEDIIKGVLKSKRVKYTDFLSLSEQKIFEKTILKYRQQDINYNLDGGYPLAERKIAIIYPDFLQPEDTPICAVRIEGNFSKLSHRDVLGSLLGLGIKRQKIGDIIVKEDKCDILLHKDVESYVLMNLFKVGKEKVRVNSIDLKDVIEPEIKYKDIFSTVASLRVDSVAAAGFGISRTKASELIKSGLLQINWEYTEDPSSEVKEGDVISLRGFGRIRLEEVRGNTKKGRVSVHILRFI